The window AAGGCGACGTCCGTCCGCTTCAAGGGCGACGACTTCGACGCCTGGCACGTCGGCTTCCAGACCCCGGGCGGGGAGTACGTGCAGGTCGAGCAGTCGGCCGAGAAGCCGGCGACGTTCCTGGAGGAGGCCACCCAGGGCGGGCAGGCGACCAAGGTCACCGAGGAGATCGGCGGCCGGACGTGGACGCGGTACACGGGCGGCCGCTACGACGCGCTCGTGCACCAGGAGAAGGGCGCGACCACCGTGGTGGCGGGCACGGGGTCGTTCGATCAGCTGACGCAGATGGCGAAGGCGCTCAAGGCGGAGTGACCGCCCCGCGCGACCTGGCTGACGACGAAAGGCCCCCGGCGACACCGCCGGGGGCCTTTCGGGTGCGCGGGCTCGGCGCCCGCTGGGTGCTCGGGTCGGTCAGACCGTGGTGATGACCTCGTCGAACTCCAGGCGCGGGGAGCGCGGGTACCAGGCGTCGGGGCCCGGCTTGCCGATGTTGACGACCATCAGCGGGGTGTGGTCGTCGTCCAGGAACTCCTTGCGGACGCCCTCGAAGTCGAAGCCGGTCATCGGGCCGGCGGCCAGCCCGGCGGCGCGGACGCCGACGATGAAGTACGCGGCCTGCAGAGCGGCGTTCAGCGAGGCGGCGTTCTCGCGGGCCGCGCGCTCGCTGAAGAAGAGGTCCTTGGCCTGCGGGAACGCCGGGAAGAGGGCCGGCAGCTCCTCGTGGAACTCGTTGTCCGCGGACAGGATCGCGACCAGCGGGGCGGCGGCGGTCTTGGCCTGGTTGCCCTCGGCCATGTGCTGCACCAGGCGCTCACGGGCCTCGGCGGAGCGGACCAGGGTGATGCGCAGCGGGGTCTGGTTGAAGGCGGTGGGGCCGTACTTGACCAGGTCGTAGATCGCCTGGACCTGCTCTTCGGTCACCGGCTCGTCGGTGAAGCTGTTCGCGGTGCGGGCCTCGCGGAACAGCAGGTCCTGGGCGGCGGAGTCAAGAACGAGAGACATGCGTGAACCTTCTCGGGGTGTGCGGCGTGCGCGTGAAACGGACCCCGGAGTTAAACGGACCGGGGACCGGTTGTCGTCGTCGACGGTACGCGAGACAAGTTCAAGCTTCAACAAAAAGCGGGGCGTGGTGATCCGCCTCACAACACCGTCCTGGCGTCAGGAGCCGTCCTCGCCGTCTTCCTGCTCGGCCTCGGCCACGGCCTCCTCGGCCAGCGCCGCGTCCAGCCGCGCCCGTGCCCCGTCCAGCCAGCGCCGGCACACCTTGGCCAGCTCCTCGCCCCGCTCCCACAGCGCGAGGGACTCCTCCAGCGTCGTACCGCCCGCCTCCAGCCGCCGTACGACCTCGATCAGCTCGTCCCGGGCCTGCTCGTACCCGAGGGCCTCTTCCACCTTGCTGGTCATTCGCCCACCCTATGCATCGCTACGTGCATCGCTTGATCCATCGACTCGACTGCTTGATCCATCGACTCGTACGGAGAACTCACCCTCGGCGACCCGCGCGCGCAGCGCCTCGTCCGCCGTCACCTCGCCCGGGTCCCGGACCACATGCCCGTCGGCCTTCTGCAGCACCGCATACCCGCGCTTCAGGGTCGCCGCGGGGGAGAGGGCCACCACACGCGCGTGCGTGTGCGTCAGCTCCGACTCGGCGCGGTCCAGGAGGTGGCCGAGGCAGCGGCGGCTGCGGTCGAGGAGCGAGGCCACATGATCCGCGCGCTCGTCGATCATCCGGTGCGGATCCTCTATCGAGGGCCGCGCGAGGGCATGCGCGAGCCCGCGCTCCTCCCGGTCGATGTACGCCTCGACACACCGCCGGGCCCGGTCACGCAGCATCCGCACCCGCTCGTACTCCTCGCCCACGTCCGGCACGACCTTCTTGGCCGCGTCGGTCGGAGTGGAGGCGCGCAGGTCGGCGACGTGGTCGAGGAGGGGATTGTCGGGCTCGTGCCCGATGGCGGACACGACCGGCGTACGACACGAGGCGACGGCCCGCACCAGCTGCTCGTCGGAGAAGGGCAGCAGATCCTCGACGCTCCCGCCCCCGCGGGCGACGATGATCACATCCACGTCGTCGATCTCGTCGAGCTCCTTCACCGCCTGCACGACCTGCGGTACGGCGTGCACGCCCTGCACGGGGACGTTGCGCACCTCGAAGCGGACGGCGGGCCAGCGGTGGCGGGCGTTCTCCAGCACGTCCCGCTCGGCGGCGGAGGCGCGTCCGCAGACCAGGCCGATCAGCTGGGGGAGGAAGGGCAGCGGCTTCTTCCGCTCCGGCGCGAACAGCCCCTCTGCGGCAAGGGCCTTCTTCAGCATCTCCAGCCGGGCGAGGAGCTCGCCGACGCCGACGGGCTTTATCTCGGTGGCGCGCAGGGAGAGCTGGCCACGGGGCGCGTACCACTCGGGCTTGGCGAGTACGACGACGCGGGCGCCCTCGCTCACCACGCCGGCGACGGCGTCGAAGACCTGCCGATAGCAGGTCACGCTGACGGAGATGTCGTACGACGGATCCCGCAACGTCAGAAACACCACGCCGGCGCCGGGCCGCCGCGACAACTGCGTGATCTGTCCCTCGACCCACACCGCCCCGAGCCGATCGATCCACCCCCCGATGAGCCGCGACACCTCACCGACGGGCAGGGGCGATTCGGGAGACGTGTTCACAGCCATGCGCCGAGCGTAACGGCCACCACCGACAACACGGCCCAGCCCAACCGGGAGCCCCAGCCGAGGGCCTGCCCGGCGCGGGTGGGCAGCCCCCAGACGGGCTGAGTGCCCACACCTGAGCCGGTGCCCCACCCGTCGCGCCGTTTCCCACCCCTCACAGCCTGCCGTCAGTCTCCCCACCAACCCGTCACCCACGCGATACCCACGCGATCTTCGACCCCCCGAACGCACCCTTACGATGGGACGCATGACTGCTTCGTCTGGCCGCCGTGTCCTGCTCGCCGCCCCCCGTGGCTACTGCGCGGGTGTGGACCGCGCCGTGATCGCCGTCGAGAAAGCCCTGGAGCAGTACGGCGCTCCGGTGTACGTCCGGCACGAGATCGTCCACAACAAGTACGTCGTACAGACCCTGGAGAAGAAGGGCGCCGTCTTCGTCGAGCGCACGGAGGAGGTGCCGCCGGGCAACATCGTGATGTTCTCGGCGCACGGCGTGGCCCCCGTCGTCCACGAGGAGGCCGCGCGCGGCCAACTCGCCACCATCGACGCGACCTGCCCGCTGGTCACCAAGGTCCACAAGGAAGCCGTCCGCTTCGCCAACGAGGACTACGACATCCTCCTGATCGGGCACGAGGGCCACGAAGAGGTCATCGGTACGTCCGGCGAGGCCCCCGACCACATCCAGCTCGTCGACGGCCCGGCCGACGTCGCCAAGGTCGAGGTCCGTGACCCGTCGAAGATCGTGTGGCTGTCCCAGACCACCCTGTCCGTCGACGAGACCATGGAGACCGTCGACGCGCTGAAGGAGAAGTTCCCGCAGCTGATCTCCCCGCCCAGCGACGACATCTGCTACGCCACGCAGAACCGCCAGCTCGCGGTGAAGCAGATGGGCGCCGAGGCCGAGCTGGTCATCGTGGTCGGCTCGCGCAACTCCTCCAACTCCAAGCGGCTGGTCGAGGTCGCCAAGCTGGCCGGCTCGCGCGAGGCCTACCTCGTGGACTTCGCGAGCGAGATCGACGAGGCCTGGCTGGAGGGCGTGACGACGGTGGGCGTCACCTCCGGCGCGTCCGTCCCGGAGGTGCTCGTCGAGGAGGTCCTGGAGTGGCTCGCCCAGCGCGGCTACGGCGACGTCGAGCTCGTCAAGGCGGCCGAGGAGTCCATCACCTTCTCCCTGCCGAAGGAGCTGCGCCGCGATCTGCGCGAGGAGGCGGCGGCGCTGATCGCCGAGCGCACGGGGGCCGATGGTGGCTCCGGCGACTCCGGGGAGTGACCGTCAGTCCCGCGTCGTAACGTAGGGCCATGCAGATCTTCGGCTTGGACATCGGTGGATCCGGGATCAAGGGCGCCCCGGTGGATCTGGACAGGGGCGATCTCGCCCAGGAGCGCTTCAAGGTGCTCACTCCGCAACCGGCCACTCCCGACGGGGTGGCCGACGGCGTGAAGCAGGTCGTCGAGCACTACGGCTGGGCGGGGCCGGTCGGGCTGACGTTCCCCGGCGTGGTCACCGACGGATCCACGATCCGTACGGCGGCGAACGTCGACAGAAGCTGGATCGACACCGACGCGCGCGCGTTGTTCAGCGAGCGCCTCGGCGGCCTCCCGGTGACGGTGGTCAACGACGCGGACGCGGCCGGCGTGGCCGAGATGCACTTCGGCGCGGGCCGCGACCGCAGAGGCACCGTGATCCTCCTCACCTTCGGCACGGGCATCGGCAGCGCGCTGTTCGTCGACGGCGCCCTGGTCCCCAACACCGAGCTGGGCCACCTCGAACTCCACGGCCACGACGCCGAGAAGCGCGCCTCCAGCAAAGCCAAGGAGGACGAGGAGCTGACCTGGGAGCACTGGGCCCACCGCGTCCAGAAGTACCTCGCCCATGTCGAGATGCTGTTCTCCCCGGAGCTGTTCATCATCGGCGGCGGGGTGAGCCGCAAGTCCCACAAGTTCCTGCACTACATCGAGGGCATCAAGGCGGAGATCGTCCCGGCGCAGCTGCAGAACAACGCGGGGATCGTGGGGGCGGCGATGCGGGCGGCGGAGAAGGACGGCTGAGGGACGGCTCCAGGACGGCTGAAGGACGGCCGAAAAGGATGGCTGAAGGGCGACTGGCGACGCTCACACGGACCGGCGGCGGGCCGCCGCCCTGCGCACCATCAGACGGACCCTTCGTACGGTCACGATGAGACCGGTGATCAGCGTCCCCCCGTACAGCCACCCGGCCTGAGTGGCGAGGGCGGTCACGATCCCCATCAGGTGACCGCCGATCCCCCCGCCCTGGTCGGCCACCGGAACCAGCCCCACGGCGAAGGCGATCGGCACGACCACCGGCGCGGTCATCAGGTCGCCCCTGCGCACCCAGACCGCGGTCAGCACGCACACCGGCAGGAACAGCACGCTGTACACCGTGAGTGACGACCCGAACAGCAGCGCGTCGAGGTGGCCGAGCAGGAACATCACGGCACTGCAGAACAGGCCGCCGCCCAGGCCGGTGAGCCGGGGGTTGGGAAACCGGCGCACAGCCTGCGGCGCGGGAGACGTCCCGGGCCGCCGTACCACCGCTGCCGCCGGGGCCGTACCCGGGCGGCGCTGGGAGACGGGCCGGGGCGACCGGGCGGCGGGCTGGGCGGATGAGGCGGCTCGGGATGGCCGGGCGGGGCGGGAGGGCCGTGCCGCCGGCGCGGACCCGGATGACCGGGGCGGCCAGACGGACCGGTCCGAACCGCTCACACCCCTTGCGGCGCCGCCGCCCCCACCTCGCGCGAACCCGCCCGCGCCGCGCCTCGTACGACCTTCGCCCCGCTCCACACTGTCCCCGTCCGGCGCGAACCCGCGCTCACCCCGCGCGAACCCGCCCTGGCCCCGCCCCGCACCACCCCCACCCCGCGCCGCCTGTGGCGGCAACGGAGGCGGCGTAACGCGTCGCGAGTCATACCCGGCAGGTCGCGCCCTGTCTGGCTCCACTGGACCAACCTAGGTCGGTTTATGTGGTGAATCGGCCCTCAGACACGCCCTGGGGTCGACCTTGGCCACGTGTTCGAGACGAGGGCACTCGGCCGCCGGGGTCCGCTCCGGTACGCCGTAGACTGGTGGATCGGCCCGTGCATCTGCATCATCTGCATCGAAGATCGAAGAAGGACCGGGCCCCAGCCAGCCCCTGAAGTCCTCTCACGTACGGGAAGTCGCAACGTGTCGCTCACGATCGGAATCGTCGGTCTGCCGAATGTCGGCAAGTCGACCCTGTTCAACGCCCTGACCAAGAACGACGTGCTGGCGGCCAACTACCCGTTCGCCACGATCGAGCCGAACGTCGGTGTGGTGGGCGTCCCGGACGCGCGCCTGACCAAGTTGGCCGAGATCTTTGGTTCCCAGCGGATCCTCCCGGCGACCGTCGACTTCGTCGACATCGCCGGCATCGTGCGGGGTGCGTCCGAGGGTGAGGGCCTGGGCAACAAGTTCCTGGCGAACATCCGTGAGTCCGACGCGATCTGCCAGGTCATCCGCGCCTTCAAGGACGAGAACGTCGTCCACGTCGACGGCAAGGTCTCGCCCAAGGACGACATCGAGACGATCAACACCGAGCTGATCCTCGCCGACCTCCAGACCATCGAGAAGGTCCTGCCCCGGCTCCAGAAGGAGTCGCGGATCAAGAAGGACATCGCGCCGAAGGTCAAGGCCGTCGAGGAGGCCAAGGAGATCC of the Streptomyces sp. T12 genome contains:
- a CDS encoding exodeoxyribonuclease VII small subunit produces the protein MTSKVEEALGYEQARDELIEVVRRLEAGGTTLEESLALWERGEELAKVCRRWLDGARARLDAALAEEAVAEAEQEDGEDGS
- the ppgK gene encoding polyphosphate--glucose phosphotransferase, which gives rise to MQIFGLDIGGSGIKGAPVDLDRGDLAQERFKVLTPQPATPDGVADGVKQVVEHYGWAGPVGLTFPGVVTDGSTIRTAANVDRSWIDTDARALFSERLGGLPVTVVNDADAAGVAEMHFGAGRDRRGTVILLTFGTGIGSALFVDGALVPNTELGHLELHGHDAEKRASSKAKEDEELTWEHWAHRVQKYLAHVEMLFSPELFIIGGGVSRKSHKFLHYIEGIKAEIVPAQLQNNAGIVGAAMRAAEKDG
- a CDS encoding malonic semialdehyde reductase; protein product: MSLVLDSAAQDLLFREARTANSFTDEPVTEEQVQAIYDLVKYGPTAFNQTPLRITLVRSAEARERLVQHMAEGNQAKTAAAPLVAILSADNEFHEELPALFPAFPQAKDLFFSERAARENAASLNAALQAAYFIVGVRAAGLAAGPMTGFDFEGVRKEFLDDDHTPLMVVNIGKPGPDAWYPRSPRLEFDEVITTV
- a CDS encoding 4-hydroxy-3-methylbut-2-enyl diphosphate reductase, with amino-acid sequence MGRMTASSGRRVLLAAPRGYCAGVDRAVIAVEKALEQYGAPVYVRHEIVHNKYVVQTLEKKGAVFVERTEEVPPGNIVMFSAHGVAPVVHEEAARGQLATIDATCPLVTKVHKEAVRFANEDYDILLIGHEGHEEVIGTSGEAPDHIQLVDGPADVAKVEVRDPSKIVWLSQTTLSVDETMETVDALKEKFPQLISPPSDDICYATQNRQLAVKQMGAEAELVIVVGSRNSSNSKRLVEVAKLAGSREAYLVDFASEIDEAWLEGVTTVGVTSGASVPEVLVEEVLEWLAQRGYGDVELVKAAEESITFSLPKELRRDLREEAAALIAERTGADGGSGDSGE
- a CDS encoding DUF4245 domain-containing protein; the protein is MAGSNGKQKSVRNMVLSLGVTVLAAGVIYLFVPHEDGAPDLPRVDYRVELLTARRAASYPVVAPQGLPDTWKATSVRFKGDDFDAWHVGFQTPGGEYVQVEQSAEKPATFLEEATQGGQATKVTEEIGGRTWTRYTGGRYDALVHQEKGATTVVAGTGSFDQLTQMAKALKAE
- a CDS encoding DUF6542 domain-containing protein, with the translated sequence MRRFPNPRLTGLGGGLFCSAVMFLLGHLDALLFGSSLTVYSVLFLPVCVLTAVWVRRGDLMTAPVVVPIAFAVGLVPVADQGGGIGGHLMGIVTALATQAGWLYGGTLITGLIVTVRRVRLMVRRAAARRRSV
- the xseA gene encoding exodeoxyribonuclease VII large subunit, with the protein product MAVNTSPESPLPVGEVSRLIGGWIDRLGAVWVEGQITQLSRRPGAGVVFLTLRDPSYDISVSVTCYRQVFDAVAGVVSEGARVVVLAKPEWYAPRGQLSLRATEIKPVGVGELLARLEMLKKALAAEGLFAPERKKPLPFLPQLIGLVCGRASAAERDVLENARHRWPAVRFEVRNVPVQGVHAVPQVVQAVKELDEIDDVDVIIVARGGGSVEDLLPFSDEQLVRAVASCRTPVVSAIGHEPDNPLLDHVADLRASTPTDAAKKVVPDVGEEYERVRMLRDRARRCVEAYIDREERGLAHALARPSIEDPHRMIDERADHVASLLDRSRRCLGHLLDRAESELTHTHARVVALSPAATLKRGYAVLQKADGHVVRDPGEVTADEALRARVAEGEFSVRVDGSSSRVDGSSDARSDA